GCTGGTGCCAAGGGCAACAATTGATATGCCGATGACCAGTTCGGAGAGGCCGAATGTTCGGGCAAGCGAGACAGCTGAGTTAACCATCAATTCAGCTCCGACACCAAGACCGATGATTCCGACAACAATAAAAAAGCTGTCACGAACCCGATGTTTTCTTTCGTAATCAATCTGTGCCGCATCAATGACAGAATCTGCATCCAGGCTACGTGCCGTGACGGCACAGTATCCCAGGAAGACCAGGAGCAAAACAAACAGTAGAAGCCCATCGAGAAAACCGAGTTGCAGGTCCAGAGCAAGCAGGGTAAGCAGGACCGATGCCCCGAGCATGAACGGGAATTCCCGTCTGAGTGTTCGTCTGGCGACGGCTATCGGAGTCAGCAGAGCGGCAACACCCAGAATCAAACCGATATTGGCAATATTTGATCCGACGATATTGCCGGCAGCAATATCGGCAGACCCGCGGAAAGCGGCAAGCAGGGAAACCATCATTTCCGGCATGCTGGTTGCGAATGCCACAACCGTCATGCCGATAATCAAAGGCCGTATCCCGAATGACAGAGCCAGCCTTGAACTCCCAGACACAAGGTATTCTGCACCGTAATAGAGCAACAGTAATCCGGCAACAAAAAGTAACAAATCCAGAAACATAGCTCGATTGTAAACCGTCAATGGCGATAAGTCGAGCCCAAGCAGCATTATTCTTGACAAATGACATAAGCGACGCTTAATATTTAATCCATATATTCATATTGATTCCCATACAGGAGGGCTTGTGGCCATGGAAAAATCCGATTTTGATAAAAATATGAATTTTGACAGGGAGGCGGAAATCCTCAAGGTCCTCGGACATCCGGTTCGACTGAAGATCGTTGCCGGGTTGTTGTCGGAAAGCTGTAATGTCAAAAAAATATGGGAATGTCTCGAATTGCCGCAAGCTACGGTTTCGCAGCACCTTGCCTTGCTCAAGAACAAAGGTGTCATTGAAGGACGGCGGGATGGTGTCGAGGTTTTCTATAAGGTCGTCAACAAGGAAGCCGAATCGATTGTCGGCTCACTCTTCGGCCAGACCTGCTAGAACATATCTGCGAACCAGGTTACAAAGCCCCGCTAATGACGGGGCTTTTATCTTTTTCTGGCGAGCCCGTAAAGAACTCCATAGCTGGCCGGCAGACCTTGCTCTGTTTTGTATTTTTCGATATAAAGTCGCTCCATTTCAGCCATGACCTTTCGCGGGAACAGTCCGGCCGGCCGGTTCTGTGAAGCATTCTGGGCGCCGATTTTTTTCAGCCCACGCATCAGACTCCTGAATGACGCATGAGAATCGGTCTCGATTTCAACATGACAATTATCAACAATCAACCCCGACTGCCACAAGGCCGACTCAACTGCATCCAACGACGGAAATTGTTGAAAATGATCCGGCCAGTCTGAATTGCAATTATCCAGTGCCTCGGAAAATACCTTTCCAAGTTCCTGCAGCGTCCCTTCACAAAACATCGCAAAGGCAATACAACCTCCCGGCTTGAGAATCCGGGCGCATTCACGGAAGACCATTGGAAGCTGATCAATCCACTGAAAGACTGATGAA
This region of Desulfuromonas sp. genomic DNA includes:
- a CDS encoding cation transporter, with the translated sequence MLLGLDLSPLTVYNRAMFLDLLLFVAGLLLLYYGAEYLVSGSSRLALSFGIRPLIIGMTVVAFATSMPEMMVSLLAAFRGSADIAAGNIVGSNIANIGLILGVAALLTPIAVARRTLRREFPFMLGASVLLTLLALDLQLGFLDGLLLFVLLLVFLGYCAVTARSLDADSVIDAAQIDYERKHRVRDSFFIVVGIIGLGVGAELMVNSAVSLARTFGLSELVIGISIVALGTSLPELAASIMSAWKGEMDISIGNVIGSNIFNIFFVLGICPMIKPLTIEPSLIHVQLPIMLVFSFGLVFLVYRNKGLGRPQGLLLLGGYLLFIISLFS
- a CDS encoding ArsR family transcriptional regulator, translating into MEKSDFDKNMNFDREAEILKVLGHPVRLKIVAGLLSESCNVKKIWECLELPQATVSQHLALLKNKGVIEGRRDGVEVFYKVVNKEAESIVGSLFGQTC
- a CDS encoding malonyl-[acyl-carrier protein] O-methyltransferase BioC, with protein sequence MRVSLGEGRPCSVSESPGKFGRALERFFVMMLPAINQQQVRQHFSGHASEYDLYARVQKRVARRLIELIDDDFLTGSVLDVGTGTGEAVRQFRQQAAGGSVVVSDLAHDMTLTAHRSLPNSRAVDADARDLPFKNGSFDLLLSSSVFQWIDQLPMVFRECARILKPGGCIAFAMFCEGTLQELGKVFSEALDNCNSDWPDHFQQFPSLDAVESALWQSGLIVDNCHVEIETDSHASFRSLMRGLKKIGAQNASQNRPAGLFPRKVMAEMERLYIEKYKTEQGLPASYGVLYGLARKR